From a region of the Gossypium raimondii isolate GPD5lz chromosome 10, ASM2569854v1, whole genome shotgun sequence genome:
- the LOC105778172 gene encoding uncharacterized protein LOC105778172, which translates to MASTLLLALVFVIDLIAFGLAVAAEQRRSTATVGNNGKESYCVYDKDIATGLGVGSFLFLLLGQILIMVASRCLCCGKAMKPSGSRAWAVVLFITCWVFFLIAEVCLLAGSVRNAYHTKYKNLLDNPPSCATLRKGVFGAGAAFIFLTAVVSELYYVSYSKAARDEKPNNYGRDTGVRMGNL; encoded by the exons ATGGCTTCAACGTTGTTACTGGCTCTGGTTTTTGTGATTGATCTTATTGCTTTTGGACTTGCTGTTGCTGCTGAGCAAAGGAGAAGCACT GCCACTGTTGGCAATAATGGGAAAGAAAGTTATTGTGTTTATGATAAGGATATTGCAACTGGCTTAGGTGTAGGTTCATTCCTTTTCCTTCTACTCGGTCAGATACTAATCATGGTGGCGAGCCGATGCTTATGCTGTGGTAAAGCCATGAAACCTAGTGGTTCTAGAGCATGGGCAGTTGTACTCTTCATCACTTGCTG GGTGTTCTTTCTCATCGCGGAGGTATGCTTGCTAGCAGGGTCGGTCCGTAACGCATACCACACCAAATACAAGAATCTCTTGGATAATCCTCCATCATGTGCAACGTTGAGAAAAGGTGTGTTTGGCGCCGGGGCTGCATTCATTTTCTTAACGGCCGTAGTTTCCGAGCTTTACTACGTTAGCTACTCGAAAGCAGCTAGGGATGAGAAGCCTAACAACTATGGTAGGGACACTGGAGTGAGAATGGGAAACCTATAa